DNA from Abditibacteriota bacterium:
CCCGTTGGGCTCGTCCGTGGCCGTGGCTCGCGGTTCCATTACAGGGGATCTCTTACCGCCAAGCCTGACGGCTTGTCGCCGAGATGACGTTTTTGTTGAACGGGACACGAAGCCCTCACAGCCGGGAAAGTCAGCACCTCTGTCCCGTTGGGCTCGTCCATAACCGTGGCTCGCGGTTCCATTACAGGGGATCTCTTACCGCCAAGCCTGACGGCTTGTCGCCGAGATGACGTTTTTGTTGAACGGGACACGAGGCGCTTCCCTCTGTCACAGGAAGCCCGGGGCCCCCGTCTGCTTTCTCCCGCAGGCGGTATAGATCCATCGGCAGAAAAAAGCCGCTCCCGGGGGGAGCGGCGTATGCTGTTGCGTCAGTCTTTTTTGTCCTTGGCGTCTTTCTTGTCCTTGGAGCCTGCTTTCTCCTTGGGTTCTTTTTTGTCCTTGGAGTCTTTTTTGTCTTTGGCGTCCTTTTTGGGAGCGGCCTTCTGCAGGTCTTCGTATTCCTTCATGCGCTTTTCTTCAAACGCCCGGATGTCGGCGGCCTTTTTGGTCTCTTCGGCAGCCTTGTCTGCCATACCCACTTCCTTGAACTTGCCTGCCAGCTCCTGGTGGACGTAGGCGTCGGAGCGGTTCAGCTCCGAGGCCTGCAGATACTGCTTGCCGGCCTCTTCCTTCTTGCCTAGCTTCACCAGAGCGTCGCCGTAGAGGAGCCTCAGGTCGTAGCTCTCGGTGATCTGCGAATCGGGATCGTCCAGGATCTGCTTCAGCAGCTTGGAGCACTCGTCATATTTTTCCAGCTGATACTTGACGTTGGCCAGCTGGGCCAGTATCATGTCCCTGTCTCCCAGATCGCTGTTCTTTGAGGCATCCTGCAGATTGGTCTCTGCCAGCACGTAGAGGGCCTTTTGCTCTTCGGGCTTGTATTCGGTGTAGGCCTTGAAAGCGTAGTAATAGCCTGCCAGCACGGGATCGGTGACGGTGAAGTCGTCGATCTTGTCTTCCTGGGTGCGGATATCCTGCTCCGCCTGCTGTCCGAGAATATTCTTGTAGGCCTCCCTGCGCTCCTTCTTCTGCTTGTCAGTGAGCTTCTTGGGGGCCTTGTCTTCTATCTTGTTGAGCTTGGCTACGTACACGCCCATTTCCGTCTTCACCGGCTCGGTGACGCCGCCGGGCTTCAGGCCTTCCAGCAGGCTGCCCACCTCGGCGGGGATGTAGGGCGAGTCTATCTTGTTGTAGCCGATGTCGGTCAGGTCAAAGGAGCCTGCGACAGCCTCGCTGACCTCCTTGACGCTCTTGCCTGCCTTGATGTCGGCGGCTGCCTTCTTGGCGGACTCCATGGCCTTTGATTCGGTGGAGTCGGTGTCGGAGACTATGAGCACGTCGGCGTTGTACACCTTGTAGGTGTCCATCAGCTCCTTGTCGGTCATATCCTCCGCCTTCTGCTGAGCCTGGGCGATGAGAGCGTTCCTGGACAGCTCCGACTTCACCGTGAGCTCGGAGATGGACTCCTTGGAGGACTGTACCAGCGAGTCTATGCTCATGCCGTTGTCCGTCAGGGTCCTGAGATAGTCCTTGTCCTTGCGGGGATCCAGCTTTTCCTGCGCCTTGGAGATCTCACCCATGATGGCGGTGCGGTTCACCTTCAGGTCCTCCACCACCTTTTCGTCGATGGCGGCCTTCAGCTCCTTTTTGGATATCCTGATACCCTTCTCTTCGGCTATCTGAATGTCCTTCTGGCTGTTGATAAGCTGGCTGACTATCATGCCCTTTATGTTGGCATACTGCAGAGGAGACTTGATGCCGTTGGCCGAAGCCATCTGATACATGGTCTGCCATTCGGAGTCAAACACGTTCCGATGGACCTCGTCACCGCCCACCGTCAGGATGACGTCCTTGGCGTTGCCGTTCTGCATGCTGCGGGGCCGCGCGCCGAACATATACAGCGAGCCTACCAAAAAGATCACAAGAATCACCCACAGTATCACCCGCAGGTGTGTGGCAAAATCTGTTCTGAGTCTGTAAATACCCATTTTTTCCTCGTCTAAAACTCTGTGTTATTGTTTGTTGAGCTGCATTCGTCTGATGACCGCATCGGCAAATTCCCGGGTCCCCACGGCAGAAGGATCGTTTCTGTCTTCCTTCATGTCGTAGGTGACGTCCTTGCCCTCCGCTATAACGTCGGCTATGGCTGTTTCGAGAGCGACCGCGGCATCATATTCCTTCAGATGTCTGAGCATCATCACGCCCGACAGCATCATGGCGGACGGATTGACCTTGTTCTGTCCCTTGTATTTGGGGGCGGACCCGTGAGTGGGCTCAAACAGAGCCACCTCGTCGCCTATATTGGCGCCGGGAGCTACGCCCAGGCCTCCCACGAGACCGGCGCACAGGTCGGACAGTATGTCCCCGTAGAGATTGGGCAGCACCAACACCTGATACAGCTCCGGCTTCTGGACCAGCTGCATGCACATATTGTCCACCAGTCTCTCGTTGTACACTATGCCCGCGGCCTTGCCGGCCTTGTCCGCCAGGGTGGCGTCGCCCTTCTCGGGCTCCAGCTCCGGCCACTCAAAGTCGGCTCCGTAGGCCTTGGCCACCTCGCGGCAGACCCTGTAAAACAGGCCGTCGGAAAACTTCATGATATTGGCCTTGGCCACGGCGGTCACGGTCTTCTTGCCGTTGGCTATGGCGTAGTCAAAGGCCATCTTTATCAGCCGGCGGGTCCCGGTGACGGATATGGGCTTGACGGATATGGCCGAGTCCTCGCGGATCCTGCCGCCGGACATTTTGATGATCTCCCTCACCTCGGGGGTGTTGATATCCCACTCCACGCCGGCATACAGGTCCTCGGTGTTTTCTCTGAATATGATCAGATCCACGTCGGTGTATTTGCTCCTGATGCCCTTATAATACTTGCAGGGGCGGACGCAGGCGTAGAGATCCAGCTCCTTTCTGAGAGCCACGTTGACGGATCTGAAGCCCTTGCCGATGGGAGTGGTGATAGGTCCCTTGATGCCCACCTTGTTGGCGCGGAGCGAATCCAGCACCGCAGGGGGAAGAGGCGTGCCGGCCGTGTCCATCACGTCTATCCCGGCTTCCTGAACGTCCCACTCGATATCCACGCCTGTGGCCTCGATGACCCTGCGGGTCGCCTCGCTGATCTCGGGCCCCGTGCCGTCGCCGGGGATAAGAGTGATCTTATATTTTGACATTATGTCCTCCGTATCGCATATCTAACATACTTTTATATTATACAATATATGAAAAAAAAAGGCAAACGGAGGGCCCCCCTACAGGTCTGTCAGGGTGGCCAGAACGGCCTGGGCGTATATGCGCGACAAAAAATCGTTGGGATGATTCACGTTGTTGCCGGTGGTGTGATAGTATTCCTTCCGCCGAAGCATGTATTCGTGGATCCCGGTCATGGGCGCCAGACCTATGCGCTCCCGCCCGGCGGTCCTGCGCAGCATGACGTCATAAAACAGGCTCTGATTGCCCCAGAAGCCCTTTACCCGCCTGTGAGGCAGCATGGTGGCTATAAGCAGGACCTCGCACTCGGGACAGAGGGCCTGCACCCGGTCCAGAGACCGGCAGGTCAGGTCCATGAATTCCTCCGGGCTTTTGGCGCCGTCGTTCATGCCGAAGGCATAGATGAGCAGGTCCGGCTCAAAAGGGGCCACCCTGTCGTCGATGTGCCGGCAGGCCCACTGCGAATCCTCTCCGTTCTCCGCCGTGTTCACCGTCTCTATCCGGCTGTTGCCGGAAAGCAGCCTCAGCTTTGCCGTGACCATATCGTACCAGGCCGGGGCGTAAGGGGGACAGCCCATCCACGAAGAAGAATTGCGCCCGGTGGTAATGGAGTCGCCAAAATACACTGCGCGGGCCGGTTCGCCGCCGAAGACCTTCCGGACAAACCTTCCGAGCCGGGGCTCCTTTTGGGGGACGGGCCCGGTCCAGGGGGCCGCCGGTCTGTAGGTGACGCCCGGCTGTCTGGAGAAAAACACGGGCTTTTCGGAATAGATGATGGCCTGCCGCCCCGGCACGTCGGCTTCGAAGCAGCTGCCCTCGGGCGCCGAAGCGGGATCCGGGTAATACTCCGCCAGGGGCATCTCGGGGATGCGGGAGCCCGGGCAGCGGACTATATTCCCGTCCCGGAGGACGTAATCCTTTCCCTCCGCATAGACCGTCTGCAGGTCCGGGGAGCGCACCTCGTATATCTCGGCGGCAGGCAGCATCAGGCGGGCCTCCTCCTCCCCTTCCATAAACATCACGGTCTCGTGGTATATCACCCCGGACTTCCATACGGGCAGCAGGGCCTTCTCAAGATCAAAGCGGTCATAGCGATAGTCTGTCATCTGTCAAATATCACCTTTATCACGGTCTGGGCGTAGATGCGGGCCAAAAAATCATTGGGATGGTTCACGTTGTTGCCGGTGGCGTGATAGTATTCCTTGCGGGTGAGCAGATACCGGTGGATGCTCGTCACAGGAGCCAGACCCACATGCTCCCTGCCCCTGACGTAGTCCTCCATGGCGGCCTCGTAGACGTCCTGATTGTTCCAGAAGCCCCGGGCCCTTTTGTGGGGGAGCATGGTGGAGACCAGCAAAATGTCGCAATCGGGACAGGCCGCCTGCACCTTTTGGACGGACAGGTCGGTGAGCCGGATGAATTCCTCCGCCGGCTTGGCGTGATCGTTCATGCCAAAGGCGTAAACGAGCAGGTCAGGCTTGCAGGCTATGACCCTTTCCTCAATATTGTCCACGGCCCACAGAGACTCCATGCCTCCCACCGCCGTATTCACGTATTTCACGTTTTTGTTGCCGGAAATGTCCTCCATCACCGAGCAGGACATGCGGCACCAGTTCTCCGCATTGGGGCTGCGGCCGTAGATGGAGGACGAATTGGCGCCCGTGGATATGGAGTCGCCGTAATATACCACCGTCACCGGCTCTCCCGAAAAGAGCTTGGTGAGAAAACGGTCAAATTTGGGCTGGCACCGGGGCACCGGCCCCTGCCATTTGGCGGCGGGCCTGTAGGTCACCGCTATCTGCCGCTCGATGAATTTCGGAGTCTCCGAAAAGCCCAGCAGAGGATGTCCCT
Protein-coding regions in this window:
- a CDS encoding SurA N-terminal domain-containing protein, with translation MGIYRLRTDFATHLRVILWVILVIFLVGSLYMFGARPRSMQNGNAKDVILTVGGDEVHRNVFDSEWQTMYQMASANGIKSPLQYANIKGMIVSQLINSQKDIQIAEEKGIRISKKELKAAIDEKVVEDLKVNRTAIMGEISKAQEKLDPRKDKDYLRTLTDNGMSIDSLVQSSKESISELTVKSELSRNALIAQAQQKAEDMTDKELMDTYKVYNADVLIVSDTDSTESKAMESAKKAAADIKAGKSVKEVSEAVAGSFDLTDIGYNKIDSPYIPAEVGSLLEGLKPGGVTEPVKTEMGVYVAKLNKIEDKAPKKLTDKQKKERREAYKNILGQQAEQDIRTQEDKIDDFTVTDPVLAGYYYAFKAYTEYKPEEQKALYVLAETNLQDASKNSDLGDRDMILAQLANVKYQLEKYDECSKLLKQILDDPDSQITESYDLRLLYGDALVKLGKKEEAGKQYLQASELNRSDAYVHQELAGKFKEVGMADKAAEETKKAADIRAFEEKRMKEYEDLQKAAPKKDAKDKKDSKDKKEPKEKAGSKDKKDAKDKKD
- a CDS encoding isocitrate/isopropylmalate dehydrogenase family protein; this translates as MSKYKITLIPGDGTGPEISEATRRVIEATGVDIEWDVQEAGIDVMDTAGTPLPPAVLDSLRANKVGIKGPITTPIGKGFRSVNVALRKELDLYACVRPCKYYKGIRSKYTDVDLIIFRENTEDLYAGVEWDINTPEVREIIKMSGGRIREDSAISVKPISVTGTRRLIKMAFDYAIANGKKTVTAVAKANIMKFSDGLFYRVCREVAKAYGADFEWPELEPEKGDATLADKAGKAAGIVYNERLVDNMCMQLVQKPELYQVLVLPNLYGDILSDLCAGLVGGLGVAPGANIGDEVALFEPTHGSAPKYKGQNKVNPSAMMLSGVMMLRHLKEYDAAVALETAIADVIAEGKDVTYDMKEDRNDPSAVGTREFADAVIRRMQLNKQ
- a CDS encoding SGNH/GDSL hydrolase family protein, translating into MTDYRYDRFDLEKALLPVWKSGVIYHETVMFMEGEEEARLMLPAAEIYEVRSPDLQTVYAEGKDYVLRDGNIVRCPGSRIPEMPLAEYYPDPASAPEGSCFEADVPGRQAIIYSEKPVFFSRQPGVTYRPAAPWTGPVPQKEPRLGRFVRKVFGGEPARAVYFGDSITTGRNSSSWMGCPPYAPAWYDMVTAKLRLLSGNSRIETVNTAENGEDSQWACRHIDDRVAPFEPDLLIYAFGMNDGAKSPEEFMDLTCRSLDRVQALCPECEVLLIATMLPHRRVKGFWGNQSLFYDVMLRRTAGRERIGLAPMTGIHEYMLRRKEYYHTTGNNVNHPNDFLSRIYAQAVLATLTDL